From Pararhodobacter zhoushanensis, the proteins below share one genomic window:
- a CDS encoding SoxY-related AACIE arm protein, which translates to MTLTRRTTLATLLGGPLVLRFGPARATPETMQTAIDGFTGGAEITEGRVTLRIPLLVENGNSVPLTVSVDSPMTPEDHVEQIAIFNEINPLPDTARFHLTPRSGLAMVETRIRLNGSQTVHAVARLSDGSFWSAATEVIVTAPACREV; encoded by the coding sequence CCACGCTTGCCACGCTGTTGGGGGGGCCGCTGGTGCTGCGGTTCGGCCCTGCGCGGGCGACGCCGGAAACGATGCAAACCGCGATCGACGGGTTCACCGGCGGCGCCGAGATCACCGAAGGGCGGGTGACCTTGCGCATCCCGCTGCTGGTCGAGAACGGCAATTCTGTCCCGCTCACCGTTTCCGTCGACAGCCCGATGACGCCGGAAGATCATGTCGAACAGATCGCCATTTTCAACGAGATCAACCCCTTGCCCGACACGGCGCGCTTTCACCTTACCCCGCGGTCGGGCCTTGCCATGGTCGAAACGCGCATTCGTCTGAACGGCAGCCAGACGGTGCACGCCGTCGCCCGCCTGAGCGACGGCAGTTTCTGGTCCGCCGCGACCGAGGTGATCGTCACCGCCCCAGCCTGCCGCGAGGTCTGA
- the soxZ gene encoding thiosulfate oxidation carrier complex protein SoxZ, with translation MSVLINVPETAAPGEIVTIRILIQHPMETGFRTGRDGALVPRDIIESVACLYQGEEVFRADLFPAITANPILSFHLRAGETGRVEFVWTDNSGVTARDGRLLTVA, from the coding sequence ATGTCCGTCCTGATCAACGTCCCCGAAACCGCCGCCCCCGGCGAGATCGTGACGATCCGCATCCTGATCCAGCACCCGATGGAGACGGGCTTCCGCACCGGGCGCGACGGCGCGCTGGTGCCGCGCGACATCATCGAAAGCGTCGCCTGCCTGTATCAGGGCGAAGAAGTCTTTCGCGCCGATCTGTTCCCGGCGATCACCGCCAATCCGATCCTCAGCTTTCATCTGCGCGCCGGGGAAACCGGGCGGGTCGAATTTGTCTGGACCGATAATTCCGGCGTCACCGCGCGCGATGGCCGGTTGCTGACCGTCGCATGA
- the soxA gene encoding sulfur oxidation c-type cytochrome SoxA: MIRAAVLAGIVLALPAGAQDRRTGYDDMSPALQAMQDDPLNPAAFWLIDGERLWSEPAGTRGQSCADCHDAADDSMAGVAARYPAWDEGQAAPVDLSGRIALCRDRHQGAGPQDRADPDILALLAYVTHQSRGMPLTPDPDPRLDPARARGETLFTTRLGQLNLSCAQCHDDNSGGHLAAALIPQGHPTGYPQYRLEWETLGTLERRIRGCLTGVRAEPFAPGSADFIALALYLQSRAAGLQVETLPIRP, from the coding sequence ATGATCCGCGCCGCCGTCCTTGCCGGCATCGTGCTTGCCCTGCCCGCCGGGGCACAGGACCGCCGCACGGGCTATGACGACATGAGCCCGGCCCTGCAGGCAATGCAGGACGACCCGCTGAATCCGGCGGCGTTCTGGCTGATCGACGGCGAGCGTCTGTGGTCCGAACCGGCGGGCACCCGTGGCCAAAGCTGCGCCGATTGCCACGATGCCGCCGACGACAGCATGGCGGGGGTCGCCGCGCGCTATCCGGCCTGGGACGAGGGGCAGGCAGCGCCGGTGGATCTGAGCGGCCGCATCGCCCTGTGCCGCGACCGCCATCAGGGGGCCGGGCCACAGGATCGCGCCGATCCCGACATTCTGGCGCTCTTGGCCTATGTCACCCACCAGTCGCGCGGCATGCCGCTGACACCCGATCCCGACCCCCGGCTCGACCCAGCCCGCGCGCGCGGCGAGACGCTGTTCACCACGCGCTTGGGCCAGTTGAACCTGTCCTGCGCGCAATGCCATGACGACAATTCCGGCGGCCATCTGGCCGCCGCGCTGATCCCGCAGGGGCATCCGACCGGCTATCCGCAATACCGGCTGGAATGGGAGACGCTGGGCACGCTGGAACGCCGAATCCGGGGATGCCTGACCGGGGTCAGGGCGGAACCCTTCGCGCCCGGATCGGCGGATTTCATCGCGCTGGCCCTCTATCTGCAAAGCCGCGCCGCTGGCCTTCAGGTCGAAACGCTGCCGATCCGGCCGTAA
- a CDS encoding ABC transporter substrate-binding protein, with the protein MPNTSTLTLAVAALASLTAAAQAQTAYPLTLENCGQTVTFSQAPQNAVALGQNSAEIMLLLGLEDRMAASAFWPNSVLPELAEANAEVEVLTVEFPTLEAVLSRQPDFVAAMLTTLMGPDSTVANRSDLEELGIPTYLSPSACSTTLDAGDAYGSRGDLWSMDLLYKEIEDLSRIFDVTDRGEALIEDFRAREATLRAQFSQTEGLTFLFWFSSPSPADDAYLGGGNGPSGYIADLLGGSNAIRTEADWPAVGWEGIMAANPTVIVAAQVDRNRWDLDTAETKIEFLTSDPTVSQMDAVRNGRIVVMSGAAMNPSIRTLYGAEQVAEQLQARDQQ; encoded by the coding sequence ATGCCGAACACTTCAACGCTTACACTTGCGGTCGCCGCGCTGGCCTCTTTGACGGCTGCGGCTCAGGCTCAGACGGCCTATCCTCTGACACTTGAAAACTGTGGCCAAACCGTCACCTTCAGTCAGGCACCGCAGAATGCCGTGGCCTTGGGGCAGAACAGCGCCGAGATCATGCTGCTTCTGGGGCTGGAAGACAGGATGGCGGCCAGCGCCTTCTGGCCAAATTCGGTTCTGCCCGAGCTGGCCGAAGCCAATGCCGAGGTCGAGGTGCTGACCGTCGAATTCCCGACACTGGAAGCCGTGCTCTCGCGCCAGCCCGATTTCGTCGCGGCGATGCTGACGACGCTGATGGGACCGGACAGCACCGTCGCCAACCGGTCGGATTTAGAAGAACTGGGCATTCCGACCTATCTGTCGCCAAGCGCCTGCTCCACCACGCTCGATGCTGGCGATGCCTATGGATCGCGCGGTGACTTGTGGAGCATGGACCTGCTCTACAAGGAGATCGAGGACCTGTCGCGCATCTTTGACGTGACCGACCGTGGCGAGGCGCTGATCGAGGATTTCCGGGCGCGTGAGGCAACCTTGCGCGCGCAATTCTCCCAGACCGAGGGTCTGACCTTCCTCTTCTGGTTCTCAAGCCCCTCGCCGGCCGATGACGCCTATCTGGGCGGCGGCAACGGCCCTTCGGGTTATATCGCGGATCTGCTCGGCGGCTCGAACGCCATCCGGACCGAGGCGGACTGGCCCGCCGTCGGCTGGGAGGGCATCATGGCCGCCAACCCGACGGTGATCGTGGCGGCGCAGGTCGACCGCAACCGCTGGGATCTGGACACGGCCGAGACCAAGATCGAGTTTCTGACCTCGGATCCCACTGTCAGCCAGATGGACGCAGTCCGCAACGGCCGGATCGTGGTGATGAGCGGGGCGGCGATGAACCCCAGCATCCGCACGCTTTACGGGGCCGAGCAGGTGGCCGAGCAGCTGCAAGCACGCGATCAGCAGTGA
- a CDS encoding FecCD family ABC transporter permease yields MSSDTSEDGAARLVLFLCLSLLTLILAVAAATAIGDYNIALRTVFLSVTNELGLTHAEIAPIEQSVIWNLRLSRALVAALAGAGLALCGAILQALLRNALAEPFVLGVSAGASTGAVCVIVLGIGAGSLSLSLGAFAGAFAAFALVALLSNGATSGPNHTILAGVAASQLFNALTSYIVTTSGNAQQARDVMFWLLGSFGGVRWPDFQLLLGVVIVSLAICILMARSLDAFTFGDEDAAALGVPVVRIRLVLFGVTALLTATIVSMVGAIGFVGLVVPHAARYVAGPMHMRLLPASAMVGAVFMVIADIVSRVIAAQQTVPIGVVTALVGVPFFAIILYRARPQA; encoded by the coding sequence ATGTCTTCCGATACGTCCGAGGACGGGGCCGCGCGCCTCGTCCTTTTCCTTTGCCTGTCGCTCTTGACCCTGATCCTCGCCGTCGCCGCCGCGACGGCGATCGGCGATTACAACATCGCGCTGCGCACGGTCTTCTTGTCGGTCACCAACGAACTGGGCCTGACCCACGCCGAAATCGCCCCCATCGAACAGAGCGTCATCTGGAACCTGCGCCTGAGCCGGGCGCTGGTGGCGGCGCTTGCGGGGGCTGGCCTCGCGCTCTGCGGGGCGATCCTGCAGGCGCTCTTGCGCAATGCGCTGGCCGAACCCTTCGTGCTGGGCGTCTCGGCCGGGGCCTCGACCGGGGCGGTCTGCGTGATCGTGCTGGGGATCGGCGCGGGCAGCCTGTCCCTGTCGCTGGGCGCCTTCGCCGGGGCTTTCGCCGCCTTCGCGCTGGTGGCGCTTTTGTCGAACGGCGCGACCAGCGGGCCAAACCACACCATTCTCGCCGGTGTCGCCGCTTCGCAGCTCTTCAACGCGCTGACCTCGTATATCGTCACCACATCGGGCAATGCGCAGCAGGCGCGGGATGTGATGTTCTGGCTTCTGGGCAGCTTTGGCGGCGTGCGGTGGCCGGATTTCCAGCTTCTGCTGGGCGTGGTGATCGTCAGCCTCGCGATCTGCATCCTGATGGCAAGGTCGCTCGACGCCTTCACCTTCGGCGACGAGGACGCCGCAGCTCTCGGCGTGCCGGTGGTGCGCATCCGGCTGGTGCTGTTCGGCGTGACCGCCCTTCTGACCGCGACCATTGTCAGCATGGTCGGCGCCATCGGCTTCGTCGGTCTCGTGGTGCCGCATGCCGCGCGCTACGTCGCCGGGCCCATGCATATGCGGCTTTTGCCAGCCAGCGCCATGGTCGGCGCGGTCTTCATGGTGATCGCCGATATCGTCTCGCGCGTGATCGCCGCGCAGCAGACGGTGCCCATCGGGGTGGTCACGGCGCTGGTCGGCGTGCCCTTCTTTGCCATCATCCTCTACCGGGCGAGGCCGCAGGCATGA
- a CDS encoding ABC transporter ATP-binding protein: MSVIAENLSWGVKRRMIVQDVSLSVAPGETLGLIGPNGSGKSSLLRLLAGLRRPASGRVEINGQNIAQVSRKALSRQVAFVQQSAATDTNVTVADVVRLGRTPHRSALAGWSEADEAAVTQALGRVEMATRRKQAWQTLSGGERQRVHIARALAQAPQVMFLDEPTNHLDIHHQIEILRMVRELDLTSVIALHDLNLAAMFCDRMVVLEAGAVRACGTPEEVLTQKILRDVFRVTAHVSGSPETGRPHIRFSPE; the protein is encoded by the coding sequence ATGAGCGTCATCGCGGAAAACCTGAGCTGGGGCGTGAAGCGCCGCATGATCGTGCAGGATGTTTCGCTCAGCGTCGCGCCGGGCGAGACGCTGGGCCTGATCGGCCCGAACGGATCGGGCAAATCCTCGTTGCTGCGGCTTCTGGCCGGGCTGCGCCGCCCCGCCTCGGGCCGTGTCGAGATCAACGGCCAGAACATCGCGCAGGTATCGCGCAAGGCTCTGTCGCGACAGGTCGCCTTTGTCCAGCAGAGCGCCGCGACCGACACGAATGTCACGGTGGCCGATGTGGTGCGGCTGGGCCGGACGCCGCACCGCTCGGCGCTCGCAGGCTGGTCCGAGGCCGACGAGGCCGCGGTAACGCAGGCGCTTGGCCGCGTTGAAATGGCGACACGCCGAAAGCAGGCGTGGCAAACACTCTCGGGTGGCGAGCGGCAGCGGGTTCATATCGCCCGGGCGCTGGCTCAGGCACCGCAGGTCATGTTCCTCGACGAGCCGACCAACCACCTCGACATCCATCACCAGATCGAGATCCTGCGCATGGTGCGCGAGCTTGATCTGACCAGCGTCATTGCGCTGCACGATCTGAACCTTGCCGCCATGTTCTGCGACCGGATGGTGGTGCTCGAGGCCGGGGCCGTCCGCGCCTGCGGCACGCCCGAAGAGGTGTTGACCCAAAAGATCCTGCGCGACGTGTTCCGCGTCACCGCCCATGTCAGCGGATCGCCAGAGACCGGCCGCCCCCATATCCGGTTCAGCCCGGAATGA
- a CDS encoding DMT family transporter — MNEALGITLRILSTLAFALMGVCVKALGDTVPLGQLVFFRSAVALLPLVVFLWWRGDWPRGLVTSRPFGHIGRCLMGAVAMFTSFATIRLLPLAEATMLSYLSPVMLAVLGWVLLSEQLNARRLGGVALGLAGAAAFFLPASAGVLPDSAGLGVALGLLTAVLTAGALIQVRRLTLLGEGAGAIAFWFATVSALCGLATLPWGWVWPGAAGMALLIATGLAGGLAHILMTLSFSHAEASALAPFEYLSVLWAVALGFVVFAEVPGLAFLLAGPLILVGAFVARSGRPR; from the coding sequence GTGAACGAAGCGCTCGGCATCACCTTGCGCATCCTGTCGACGCTGGCCTTTGCGCTGATGGGGGTCTGCGTCAAGGCGCTCGGCGACACGGTGCCCTTGGGGCAGTTGGTGTTCTTCCGGTCGGCTGTCGCGCTGCTGCCGTTGGTGGTGTTCCTGTGGTGGCGTGGCGACTGGCCGCGGGGGCTTGTGACCTCGCGGCCCTTTGGTCATATCGGGCGCTGCCTGATGGGCGCGGTGGCCATGTTCACGTCTTTCGCGACGATCCGCCTGTTGCCGCTCGCCGAAGCGACCATGCTGTCCTACCTGTCACCGGTCATGCTCGCGGTGCTGGGCTGGGTTCTTCTCAGCGAGCAACTGAACGCGCGGCGCCTCGGTGGCGTGGCGCTCGGCCTCGCCGGCGCGGCCGCCTTCTTCCTGCCAGCTTCGGCTGGCGTGTTGCCGGATTCGGCCGGGCTGGGTGTGGCGTTGGGCCTTTTGACGGCTGTCCTGACGGCAGGCGCGCTGATTCAGGTGCGCCGGCTGACGCTGCTGGGTGAAGGCGCCGGAGCCATCGCGTTCTGGTTTGCCACCGTGTCCGCCCTTTGCGGCCTCGCCACCCTTCCGTGGGGATGGGTCTGGCCAGGTGCCGCAGGCATGGCTCTGTTGATCGCAACCGGCCTCGCGGGCGGGCTCGCCCATATTCTGATGACGCTGTCCTTCAGCCACGCCGAGGCCTCGGCTCTGGCTCCGTTCGAATACCTGTCGGTTCTCTGGGCCGTTGCGCTCGGGTTCGTCGTTTTCGCCGAAGTGCCCGGTTTGGCCTTTCTTCTGGCGGGGCCTCTGATCCTTGTCGGCGCTTTCGTCGCGCGGTCCGGCAGGCCACGTTAG
- a CDS encoding DUF2948 family protein, whose translation MSDATFEDGAQKPLRLIARDSADLRILSALAQDAVLTGSDLRYAKNRRRFSLLLNRFRWEDESQARAAGRQFERVRAVLDFGDVTAVSHQGLSREEDTVLSLLSIDYTPDAETAEGDPAGPGRVVLTFAGDGALALTVECLEVELSDVTRPYAAPSRQAPRHPD comes from the coding sequence ATGAGCGACGCGACATTCGAAGATGGGGCGCAAAAGCCCCTGCGCCTGATTGCGCGCGACAGCGCCGATCTGCGCATCCTCTCGGCCCTGGCACAGGACGCCGTCCTGACCGGCAGCGATCTGCGCTATGCCAAGAACCGGCGGCGATTCTCGCTGCTGCTCAACCGCTTTCGCTGGGAAGACGAATCACAGGCACGCGCTGCCGGGCGCCAGTTCGAGCGGGTGCGCGCGGTGCTCGACTTTGGCGATGTGACAGCGGTCTCGCATCAGGGCCTGTCGCGCGAGGAGGACACGGTGCTGTCCCTGCTCTCGATCGACTACACCCCCGACGCCGAGACGGCTGAGGGCGACCCCGCCGGTCCCGGCCGCGTCGTGCTGACTTTCGCGGGCGACGGCGCGCTGGCGCTGACGGTCGAGTGCCTTGAGGTCGAGCTGAGCGACGTCACGCGGCCCTATGCCGCCCCCTCGCGGCAGGCCCCCAGGCACCCCGACTGA
- the hisD gene encoding histidinol dehydrogenase yields the protein MPQILSSTDADFEARFTALLGMKREDSPDVDATVAAIIADVRTRGDAAVIELTATFDKLELTPETLAFTQAEIDAYCAQVTPKDRTALELAADRIRAYHDRQKPDDARWTDDTGAELGWRWSAVSAAGLYVPGGQASYPSSVLMNAIPAKVAGVERLAIACPTPGGAVNPLVILAAKISGVDVIYRIGGAQAIAALAYGTDSIAPVDKITGPGNAYVAAAKRRVFGRVGIDMIAGPSEILVIGDGTCDPDWIALDLLSQAEHDQVAQSILITTSQAEADAVIAAVDAHLQVLERREIAGASWRDYGAVVVVETLAQAAALSNRVAPEHLELCVDDPDALLPALRHAGAIFLGHWTPEAIGDYVGGPNHVLPTARSARFSSGLSVLDFMKRTTLARMTPDALRAIGPAAETLAISESLQAHGLSVRARLNKLND from the coding sequence ATGCCCCAGATCCTTAGCAGCACCGACGCCGATTTCGAGGCCCGCTTCACCGCCCTTCTGGGCATGAAGCGCGAAGACAGCCCGGATGTGGACGCCACCGTGGCGGCCATCATCGCCGATGTCCGCACACGCGGCGATGCGGCGGTGATCGAGCTGACGGCGACATTCGACAAGCTGGAGCTGACGCCCGAAACCCTGGCCTTCACCCAAGCCGAGATCGACGCCTATTGCGCTCAGGTCACGCCAAAGGACCGTACAGCACTTGAACTCGCCGCTGATCGCATCCGCGCCTATCACGACCGCCAGAAGCCCGACGATGCGCGCTGGACTGATGATACCGGCGCGGAACTGGGCTGGCGCTGGTCGGCGGTCTCGGCGGCCGGGCTTTATGTGCCCGGCGGGCAGGCCAGCTATCCGTCCTCGGTGTTGATGAATGCGATCCCGGCCAAGGTGGCGGGGGTTGAACGCCTCGCCATCGCCTGCCCCACCCCGGGCGGCGCGGTGAACCCGCTGGTAATACTGGCCGCAAAGATCTCAGGGGTCGATGTGATCTACCGCATCGGCGGCGCGCAGGCGATTGCGGCGCTGGCGTACGGCACCGACAGCATCGCGCCGGTCGACAAGATCACCGGGCCGGGGAACGCCTATGTGGCAGCGGCCAAACGGCGGGTCTTCGGGCGCGTCGGCATCGACATGATCGCCGGACCCAGCGAGATTCTGGTGATCGGCGATGGCACGTGCGACCCCGACTGGATCGCGCTGGACCTGCTCAGCCAGGCCGAGCACGATCAGGTCGCGCAATCGATCCTGATCACCACCTCGCAGGCCGAGGCCGACGCGGTGATCGCCGCCGTTGACGCGCATCTGCAGGTGCTCGAACGGCGCGAGATCGCCGGCGCCAGCTGGCGCGACTATGGCGCTGTGGTGGTGGTCGAGACGCTGGCGCAGGCCGCAGCGCTCTCCAACCGTGTTGCGCCCGAACACCTGGAACTTTGCGTCGACGATCCCGACGCGCTCTTGCCCGCACTCCGCCACGCGGGCGCGATCTTCCTCGGCCACTGGACGCCCGAGGCCATCGGTGACTATGTCGGCGGCCCCAACCACGTCCTGCCCACCGCCCGCTCGGCGCGGTTTTCGTCAGGGCTGTCGGTGCTCGACTTCATGAAACGCACCACATTGGCCCGCATGACCCCCGACGCCCTGCGCGCCATCGGTCCGGCAGCCGAAACGCTGGCGATCAGCGAAAGCCTGCAAGCGCATGGCCTGAGCGTGCGCGCGCGCCTGAACAAGCTGAACGACTGA
- a CDS encoding MarR family winged helix-turn-helix transcriptional regulator encodes MFLKGYLPYRLNLLAELTSEKTREIYRRRHDLTRPEWRVLVNLAEAPSLTASALCERVPAHKTKVSRALAALEQRGWVTRSTDPLDRRVSHAALTLKGKRAFNHIRPEMEAATEAMLAPLSAEERATVDAGLKVLERLFGQT; translated from the coding sequence ATGTTTTTGAAGGGATATTTGCCTTACAGGCTGAATCTTCTGGCTGAATTGACCTCGGAAAAGACCCGCGAAATCTATCGCCGCCGCCATGATCTGACCCGACCGGAATGGCGCGTGCTGGTCAATCTGGCCGAGGCCCCCTCGCTCACCGCCAGCGCGCTGTGTGAACGCGTGCCCGCGCACAAGACCAAGGTCAGTCGCGCACTGGCAGCGCTGGAGCAGCGCGGCTGGGTCACGCGCAGCACCGATCCGCTGGACCGGCGGGTGTCGCATGCGGCGTTGACGCTGAAAGGCAAACGCGCCTTCAACCACATCCGCCCGGAAATGGAGGCCGCGACCGAGGCCATGTTGGCCCCGCTAAGCGCCGAAGAACGCGCAACTGTGGATGCAGGGCTGAAAGTGCTGGAACGTCTGTTTGGGCAGACCTGA
- a CDS encoding MBL fold metallo-hydrolase → MSKAFASAGDMAEKAISFTQVGEGLYAFTAEGDPNSGVIIGDESVMVIEAQATPRLARKVVECIRSVTDKPISHLVLTHYHAVRVLGASAYGAPEIIMSDTARAMVVERGQEDWDSEFGRFPRLFQGYEEIPGLTWPTTTFSDTMTVYLGNRKVEIFTPGRAHTAGDAVVWVPDAGVMFTGDIVEYHSACYCGDGHFADWGKTLDAIAAYDPIAIAPGRGDALVGREMVASALANTRDFVESTYRPVQRVAARGGSLKEAWDAVRAECDPKFKDYAIYEHCLPFNVGRAYDEARGIDTPRIWTAERDQQMWEDLQG, encoded by the coding sequence ATGAGCAAGGCCTTTGCCTCTGCCGGCGACATGGCGGAAAAAGCGATTTCCTTCACGCAAGTGGGTGAGGGCCTCTATGCCTTCACCGCCGAGGGCGATCCCAATTCAGGTGTCATCATCGGCGACGAGTCGGTGATGGTGATCGAAGCGCAGGCCACGCCCCGCCTCGCACGCAAGGTGGTGGAGTGCATCCGCTCGGTCACCGACAAGCCGATCAGCCACCTCGTGCTGACCCACTACCACGCCGTCCGCGTGCTGGGGGCCTCAGCCTACGGCGCGCCCGAGATCATCATGTCCGACACCGCCCGCGCGATGGTCGTCGAGCGGGGGCAGGAAGACTGGGACAGCGAATTCGGCCGCTTCCCGCGCCTGTTTCAGGGCTACGAGGAAATCCCCGGCCTGACCTGGCCCACCACCACCTTCAGCGACACGATGACCGTCTATCTGGGCAACCGGAAGGTCGAGATCTTCACCCCCGGCCGCGCCCACACGGCGGGCGATGCCGTCGTCTGGGTGCCCGACGCGGGCGTGATGTTCACCGGTGATATCGTCGAATACCACTCGGCCTGCTACTGCGGCGACGGGCATTTCGCCGACTGGGGCAAGACGCTGGACGCCATCGCCGCCTATGATCCGATCGCCATCGCGCCGGGCCGGGGCGATGCGCTGGTGGGCCGTGAGATGGTCGCCAGTGCGCTGGCCAACACCCGCGATTTCGTCGAGAGCACCTACCGCCCGGTGCAGCGCGTGGCAGCGCGCGGCGGCTCGCTGAAAGAGGCCTGGGACGCGGTGCGCGCCGAATGCGACCCCAAGTTCAAGGATTACGCGATCTACGAGCACTGCCTGCCCTTCAACGTCGGCCGCGCCTATGACGAAGCCCGCGGCATCGACACCCCCCGCATCTGGACCGCCGAGCGCGATCAGCAGATGTGGGAAGATCTGCAGGGGTAA
- a CDS encoding DinB family protein, which yields MRDPFLTMALNNAWANATLYGAIAGLTDADFAAPRPGFFPSLKATLNHIWKVDLYYIDALEEGELGPSVFYDTPDHTSVAPLAAAQAEADMRLASFCQSLTLALLDAPRVTQRPSGPVTERVGPVLLHLFQHQIHHRGQAHTMIGDAGIAPPQLDDFHLDYGRVPSAQAYFG from the coding sequence ATGCGCGACCCGTTCCTGACCATGGCGCTGAACAATGCCTGGGCGAATGCGACGCTCTATGGCGCCATCGCCGGGCTGACGGATGCCGATTTCGCAGCGCCGCGGCCGGGGTTCTTTCCCTCGCTCAAAGCGACGCTGAACCACATCTGGAAGGTCGATCTCTACTATATCGACGCGCTGGAAGAGGGCGAGCTGGGGCCGTCGGTGTTCTATGACACGCCGGACCATACATCGGTGGCACCGCTGGCCGCCGCGCAAGCCGAGGCCGACATGCGGCTGGCCAGCTTTTGCCAGTCGCTGACCCTGGCGCTGCTGGATGCACCGCGCGTGACACAGCGCCCCAGCGGTCCGGTGACCGAACGTGTCGGCCCTGTGCTGCTGCATCTCTTTCAGCACCAGATCCACCACCGGGGTCAGGCGCATACGATGATTGGCGACGCAGGCATTGCGCCGCCGCAACTGGATGATTTCCATCTCGACTATGGCCGCGTGCCCAGCGCGCAGGCTTATTTCGGCTAA
- a CDS encoding FAD-dependent oxidoreductase — translation MTAPQKIFEIPLYPYVRSADQDAATPARHSVVVIGAGPVGLGVALDLAQQGVEVLVLDDNDKVSFGSRAICFAKRPLEILDRLGCGRPLVDKGVVWNLGKVFFDDRQVYEFNLLPEDGHRFPAFINLQQYYFEEALVKRATEMQAEGAPVTLRGRNRLTSVDQKADHVVLTIDTPEGPYTITADWLIACDGAGSPVRQMLGLDFVGKVFEDNFLIADVVMDAPFPTERWFWFDPPFNRGQSALLHKQPDNVWRIDFQLGWDIDREKELRPENIDTRLRAMLGDEIQYSLEWSSIYTFQCRRMERFVHDRVIFAGDSAHQVSPFGARGANSGLQDTDNLAWKLKMVLDGTADERLLDSYDIERVHGAKENILNSTRSTDFITPKSETSRLFRDAVLDLAETQDFARPFVNSGRLSVPCTYDGSPLNTPDALPQGPARSRPGSPCLDLPLGDGFLLDRLGARGAPGFQILAIDAEAPTGFTAQGLPCEIIALSTQTAPGLTARYLGEAKSAIYLIRPDQHVAARWETWDATAVETALSRALGKEA, via the coding sequence ATGACCGCCCCGCAAAAAATCTTCGAGATCCCGCTCTACCCCTATGTTCGCAGTGCCGATCAGGACGCCGCGACCCCGGCGCGCCATTCGGTCGTGGTGATCGGGGCCGGGCCGGTGGGCCTGGGTGTCGCGCTCGATCTGGCGCAGCAAGGGGTAGAGGTGCTGGTGCTCGACGACAATGACAAGGTCAGTTTCGGCAGCCGCGCGATCTGCTTCGCCAAGCGCCCGCTCGAGATCCTGGACCGGCTGGGCTGTGGTCGCCCGCTGGTCGACAAGGGCGTGGTCTGGAACCTCGGCAAGGTGTTCTTCGACGACCGTCAGGTGTACGAATTCAACCTGCTGCCCGAGGATGGCCACCGTTTCCCGGCCTTTATCAATCTGCAACAGTACTATTTCGAGGAAGCGCTGGTCAAACGCGCGACCGAGATGCAGGCTGAGGGTGCCCCCGTCACCCTGCGCGGGCGCAATCGTCTGACATCGGTGGACCAGAAGGCCGACCATGTCGTCCTGACCATCGACACGCCTGAAGGCCCGTACACGATCACCGCCGACTGGCTGATCGCCTGCGACGGCGCAGGCTCGCCGGTGCGGCAGATGCTGGGGCTCGATTTCGTCGGCAAGGTGTTCGAGGACAACTTCCTGATCGCCGATGTGGTCATGGACGCCCCCTTCCCCACCGAACGCTGGTTCTGGTTCGACCCGCCCTTCAACCGGGGCCAGTCGGCGCTGCTGCACAAACAGCCCGACAACGTCTGGCGCATCGATTTCCAGCTTGGCTGGGACATCGACCGCGAGAAGGAACTGCGGCCAGAGAACATCGACACCCGCCTGCGCGCCATGCTGGGTGACGAGATCCAGTATTCGCTGGAGTGGTCCTCGATCTACACCTTCCAGTGCCGCCGGATGGAGCGCTTCGTGCACGACCGGGTGATCTTTGCCGGGGATTCGGCGCATCAGGTTTCGCCCTTTGGCGCACGGGGGGCAAACTCGGGGCTGCAGGATACCGACAATCTGGCGTGGAAGCTGAAGATGGTGCTGGACGGCACCGCGGATGAACGCCTGCTGGACAGCTATGACATCGAACGGGTGCACGGGGCCAAGGAGAATATCCTCAACTCGACCCGCTCGACCGACTTCATCACGCCGAAATCCGAAACCAGCCGGTTGTTCCGCGATGCCGTTCTGGATCTGGCCGAGACGCAGGATTTTGCCCGGCCCTTCGTCAACTCGGGCCGGCTGTCGGTGCCCTGCACCTATGACGGCTCGCCGCTGAACACGCCGGATGCGCTGCCGCAGGGACCGGCCCGGTCGCGCCCCGGCTCACCTTGTCTGGACCTGCCGCTGGGCGACGGGTTCCTGCTTGACCGGCTTGGGGCCCGAGGCGCGCCGGGCTTCCAGATCCTGGCGATTGATGCCGAAGCGCCGACGGGTTTCACCGCGCAGGGCCTGCCCTGCGAGATCATCGCGCTGAGCACCCAGACCGCCCCCGGCCTGACCGCCCGCTATCTGGGTGAGGCCAAATCGGCGATCTACCTGATCCGCCCAGACCAGCATGTCGCCGCCCGGTGGGAGACCTGGGACGCAACCGCCGTGGAAACGGCGCTGAGCCGCGCCCTTGGCAAGGAGGCCTGA